The DNA sequence AACACTCACCAAACTGGTCACTATACCAATAACAATTTTGTTACTAGAAATGGCGTATGGTGAAATCGAAGCCAAAGTAATTATTAAAAAGACAATTAGCAATCTAACACTTTTTTGTTTGCTAACTACTACCTCATCGGCCAAAAAATACATGGGGATGATAACTAAATCTCGAATCTGAGTGCTCGGTTGTCATAAGTAAAATTATACTCAAGAGATCAATTAATGTTGACTAGCCTTACGGCAAAGGTCGGACATTGTATGGAAAAAGTTAAACTTCCAGAATTTCTATCAATGCTTAATTATAACTATGCAGAAAACGTGTTTAGTTTAAGGGATACTTTGTCATCTCATAAATCAATAATGGACCTAATTCTTACTATTTTTTTGCGACTTGTGTAATGTAAACTTAAGTATTCAAATTAAAAGAAAATTTGTATACTTACAATGTGGCATTACCAAGTCAAAACACTAAAGCTCCCAAATTCTCCTTACCCGATGAGAATGGTCGGATTAACACTTTAAACAAGTATCGCGGAAAGTGGGTTCTTTTATACTTTTATCCCAAAGACGATACACCTGGTTGCACCAAAGAGGCTTGCAAAATCCGTGACAATTTTTCAGAATTTGAAAAACTCAATGCTGTAGTTTTAGGTGTAAGTGCAGATAGCATTGCGATTCATAAAAAGTTCAAAGAAAAGTATACTTTACCGTTTATACTTCTTTCCGATATTGATAAAAAAGTAATTAACGCTTATGGAGTCTGGCAAGAAAAGAACATGTTGGGTAAAAAATATTTTGGCATTGCCAGAACTTCGTTTTTGATTAATCCAAAAGGTAATATCGCGAAAGTTTATGAAAACGTAAATCCAGTTACGCATGCTTTTCTAGTCATAAAGGATTTAATAAAGTTGAAAGATAATTTATGACAGAATGGTCGGACAATGCACGCTAAGAATCGCAAAATTATGAAATAATCATCTTATGCTATAAATAATCAATGCATGTTGGAATAAACCATGTAACCATTGTCGTAAACGACAAAAGTAAAGCTCAATATTTTTATTGCGATTTACTGGGTTTAGAGAAAAAAGTAATTGGAAAATCTTTGTGGGTGAAAGTTGGAAATCAATATATCCATATTAACGAAAATCCAAATCAAATAC is a window from the Candidatus Woesebacteria bacterium genome containing:
- the bcp gene encoding thioredoxin-dependent thiol peroxidase is translated as MALPSQNTKAPKFSLPDENGRINTLNKYRGKWVLLYFYPKDDTPGCTKEACKIRDNFSEFEKLNAVVLGVSADSIAIHKKFKEKYTLPFILLSDIDKKVINAYGVWQEKNMLGKKYFGIARTSFLINPKGNIAKVYENVNPVTHAFLVIKDLIKLKDNL